The Thermodesulfobacteriota bacterium nucleotide sequence GCCGTGACCGCCAGGATATATTGCGCCACCTTTCTCATCGTTCCCTCCTTTTCGCTTCGAAGCGGTTTCACAGGTTATCCCGGACGACGGCGATGTCCCCCGGGCCATGTCGCCGGCCCTCCTTACCGGTCTCCTTCCTTCCGATCACCTTCTTTCCAGTCTCCTTCGAACCAGTAGATGCCCAGCCCCGCCTTGCGCCGCCCGGTCCCGCCGACGGCCGGGTTCACGTCCCGGTCGTTTTCGGCGAGGCGGCGGTCCGTCTGTTCGAGGAATTTCTCCGCCCGGGAGGCGATCTCCCGGCGAAGCCGCTCCACGGCCTCTTCCGGGAGGTTGTCGTACAGCGTTTTCCGCTGAAAGAACGCCGCTCCCGGCTCGGCGCCCAGGTTGTGGTCGATGGTTTCGATCAGCGCCGCGACATCGGTTCCCAGGATCCCGATCTTCTCGCCTTCTCCCATTGAAGGAATGTATGCCCGGTCGAGGAGGCGGAACCTTCCCGGCTCCCCCTGCTCCACCACCCCGACCCGGAGCAGCTCGTCGAGGACCGACCTGGGAGGAACGTCGCCGCCGTACTCCTTGACCAGCGAGGCAAACGAAGGCATCCCGCCATCCGCCGCCAGTACCGCGGGGTTTCCGTCCGCGTCGTGGTAACGGGCGTCCCGGATCCACCCGGAAAGCACCCGCACCGCGCGGTTGTAGCTTTGCTCTGTTTGGGAATCGTCGGGCTTCGGAAGGCGCGCCACCCGCAGCACTTCCTTACGTGAAAGCCCTGTTAGAACGGAAACTCTCGAACGGGTCTGCTTTCTTCCCGGTATGCCGAATTCCGCCTGTGCGACGTCTATGTACACCCGCTTCGCCAGGTCGGCGAACGCCCGGAAAGGGATCCCTTTCCGAAGGAGCAGCCGGACCAGCGGAGTGAGGAGCCGGAGGATCGCGGCGTATATGGACTCGTGTGTTTTCATAATTGGGAATCATTTCCCAATTATGGGATTCAATAATCCGGGGGAAGTTTCTTTTTGGAAATATTTCCCGAAAGCGATTCCGGATTTAACGATTGACGGGGATGATCTCGATTTCCATTGCGATGCCGCTCGCGGGCGGATCGATTCGTGCGGATGCGCTTATGAACACGCCGTTGCGGACCTGGACGACCGCGCCGGAACCGATAATCGACAATCTCTGGAAAAACGCCGCGCGGCTTTCGAGGGCGACACCTCCCCGGTCGAAGTAATCGG carries:
- a CDS encoding DUF6502 family protein codes for the protein MKTHESIYAAILRLLTPLVRLLLRKGIPFRAFADLAKRVYIDVAQAEFGIPGRKQTRSRVSVLTGLSRKEVLRVARLPKPDDSQTEQSYNRAVRVLSGWIRDARYHDADGNPAVLAADGGMPSFASLVKEYGGDVPPRSVLDELLRVGVVEQGEPGRFRLLDRAYIPSMGEGEKIGILGTDVAALIETIDHNLGAEPGAAFFQRKTLYDNLPEEAVERLRREIASRAEKFLEQTDRRLAENDRDVNPAVGGTGRRKAGLGIYWFEGDWKEGDRKEGDR